In a genomic window of Tripterygium wilfordii isolate XIE 37 chromosome 8, ASM1340144v1, whole genome shotgun sequence:
- the LOC120004503 gene encoding endoribonuclease Dicer homolog 1 isoform X2 has translation MEGDGVSGAVAQSYWLDAYEDISCDMIGDFVDFDKSIVHESNQDSLNNDFFGGIDHILDSIKNGGGLPPPISETNNAYNITTIGDDANSNGIKDCNVGDSSHEMEGVKVQNSNSQSVGANLLMVKCENEDEDMENVGNDNGRREHKWSDNSRKNGNKPIDELLRDRNIDREEDICKKRARISSYNNGWRYSCRGQQESKDRERCLSRKRGRDWDEIDRRDMNYIRRRDRHGGSGRRDNRDRDWRDRESRGFWERERDSNELVFRLGTWEAERNKESKENNEKNQECNGKIENAPEVIKEKFPEEHARKYQLEVLEQAKKKNTIAFLETGAGKTLIAVLLIRSVCSDLQKQHKKMLAVFLVPKVPLVYQQADVIREQTGYQVGHYCGEMGQDFWDARRWQREFETKQVLVMTAQILLNILRHSIIKMEAINLLILDECHHAVKKHPYSLVMSEFYHTTPREKRPSVFGMTASPVNLKGVSSQVDCAIKIRNLESKLDSVVCTVKDRRELEKHVPMPSEIVVEYDKAASLWSLHEQIKQMEVAVEEAAQSSSRKSKWQFMGARDAGAKEELRQVYGVSERTESDGAANLIQKLRAINYALGELGQWCAYKVAQSFLTALQCDERANYQLDVKFQETYLSKVVSLLQCQLTEGAVSEKDTKVADVENDTTQNGFDPNEIEEGELPDSHVVSGGEHIDVIIGAAVADGKVTPKVQSLIKILLKYQYEEDFRAIIFVERVVAALVLPKVFAELPSLRFVRSASLIGHNNSQEMRACQMQDTIAKFRDGRVTLLVATSVAEEGLDIRQCNVVIRFDLAKTVLAYIQSRGRARKPGSDYLLMIERGNLSHEAFLRNARNSEETLRKEAIDRTDLSHLKDTSRLISVDMVAGPVYQVESTGAVVSLNSAVGLIHFYCSQLPSDRYSILRPEFIMEKHEKPGGPTEYSCKLQLPSNVPFEKLDGPVCSSLHLAQQAVCLAACKKLHEMGAFTDMLLPDKGSGEEREKADENDEGDPLPGTARHREFYPEGVASILQGEWILCGRTDRDHSKSFHLYMYAVECVNQGSSKDPFLNQVSELAVLFGNELDAEVLSMSMDLFIARTMITKASLVFRGPIDITESQLASLKTFHVRLMSIVLDVDVEPSTTPWDPAKAYLFVPVVGDKSVGPMKEIDWDLVEKIIGTDAWSNPLQKARPDVYLGTNERTLGGDRREYGFGKLRHGMAFGQKAHPTYGIRGAVAHFDVVKASGLVPNRDDFELKRLEIPKGKLMMADTAYNAEDLIGRIVTAAHSGKRFYVDSIRYDMTAENSFPRKEGYLGPLEYSSYADYYRQKYGVELIFEQQPLIRGRGVSYCKNLLSPRFEHSEDGESEETLDKTYYVFLPPELCFVHPLPGSLVRGAQRLPSIMRRVESMLLAVQLKDIINYPVPVSKILEALTAASCQETFCYERAELLGDAYLKWVVSRFLFLKYPQKHEGQLTRMRQQMVSNMILYQYALNKGLQSYILADRFAPSRWAAPGVLPVYDEDTKEKDSLFDQERSHAEENTGVNHHDDGYEDDEMEDGEVESDSGSYRVLSSKTLADVVEALIGVYYVEGGRTAANHLMNWIGIQIEFDPEQIESTPKPANVPEGILRTIDFDALEGALNIKFKDRAFLVEAITHASRPSSGVSCYQRLEFVGDAVLDHLITRHLFFTYTNLPPGRLTDLRAAAVNNENFARVAVKHKLHVHLRHGSSALEKQIRDFVKEVQNELSKPGFNSFGLGDCKAPKVLGDIFESIAGAIFLDSGRDTGAVWRVFEPLLQPMVTPETLPMHPVRELQERCQQQAEGLEYKATRSGNLATVEVFIDGVQVGIAQNPQKKMAQKLAARNALAALKEKETAEAKEKGDEDGKKKKNSNQTFTRQTLNDICLRRNWPMPLYRCINEGGPAHAKRFTFAVRVNTNDRGWTDECVGEPMPSVKKAKDSAAVLLLELLNQLYS, from the exons ATGGAGGGAGATGGGGTTTCTGGTGCGGTTGCTCAGTCTTATTGGTTGGATGCCTATGAAGATATTTCATGTGACATGATTGGGGATTTTGTGGATTTTGATAAGTCGATTGTTCACGAATCCAATCAGGATAGTcttaataatgatttttttggcGGAATCGACCACATTCTGGATAGCATCAAGAATGGAGGTGGTCTGCCTCCTCCAATCAGTGAGACCAATAATGCCTACAACATTACTACTATCGGTGATGATGCGAATTCCAATGGAATTAAAGATTGCAATGTTGGGGATTCATCTCATGAGATGGAGGGAGTAAAGGTTCAGAACTCGAATTCACAGTCCGTTGGTGCAAACCTGTTGATGGTAAAGTGTGAGAATGAGGATGAAGATATGGAAAATGTTGGGAATGACAATGGAAGAAGGGAGCACAAGTGGTCTGATAATTCTCGGAAGAATGGGAACAAGCCTATTGACGAGTTGTTGAGAGATCGAAATATTGATAGGGAGGAGGACATATGCAAAAAAAGGGCTAGAATTAGTAGTTATAACAATGGGTGGCGTTATTCGTGTAGAGGGCAGCAAGAATCCAAAGATAGGGAGAGATGTTTAAGCAGGAAGAGGGGGCGTGATTGGGATGAGATTGATAGGAGGGACATGAATTATATTAGGAGAAGAGATCGACATGGTGGTAGTGGTAGAAGGGACAATAGAGATAGGGATTGGAGAGATAGAGAATCGAGGGGATTTTGGGAGAGAGAACGGGATTCTAATGAGTTGGTTTTTCGTTTGGGGACTTGGGAGGCAGAACGGAATAAGGAGAGTAAGGAGAACAATGAGAAAAATCAGGAATGCAATGGGAAGATAGAGAATGCACCTGAGGTGATTAAGGAAAAATTCCCAGAGGAACATGCCCGCAAATACCAGTTGGAAGTCCTTGAACAggccaagaaaaaaaacaccataGCTTTTCTTGAAACAGGGGCGGGGAAGACACTTATTGCTGTTCTTCTCATCCGAAGTGTGTGCAGCGATTTGCAGAAGCAACACAAGAAAATGCTTGCTGTGTTTTTAGTTCCTAAGGTTCCTCTTGTTTATCAG CAAGCTGATGTTATTCGCGAGCAAACTGGTTACCAAGTTGGCCATTATTGtggtgaaatgggtcaagatTTCTGGGATGCACGAAGGTGGCAACgtgaatttgaaacaaaacag GTTTTGGTGATGACAGCTCAGattcttttgaatattttgagaCACAGCATTATTAAAATGGAAGCAATCAATCTCCTCATTCTTGATGAATGTCATCATGCAGTGAAGAAACATCCATATTCTCTAGTGATGTCTGAGTTCTATCATACAACACCAAGGGAGAAGAGACCATCTGTTTTTGGAATGACAGCTTCTCCTGTTAACTTAAAGG GAGTTTCAAGCCAAGTAGATTGTGCGATAAAGATTCGTAATCTTGAAAGCAAACTAGATTCTGTGGTTTGTACTGTGAAAGACCGCAGAGAACTTGAAAAACATGTACCAATGCCTTCTGAAATTGTGGTGGAGTATGACAAGGCAGCCAGCTTATGGTCCCTTCATGAACAAATAAAGCAAATGGAAGTGGCAGTTGAAGAAGCTGCTCAATCAAGCTCTAGAAAAAGTAAATGGCAATTTATGGGAGCAAGAGATGCCGGAGCCAAGGAAGAGTTACGCCAAGTTTATGGTGTATCTGAAAGAACAGAAAGTGATGGAGCTGCTAATTTAATCCAAAAATTACGGGCTATTAATTATGCACTTGGTGAACTGGGTCAATGGTGTGCTTACAAG GTTGCACAATCTTTTTTGACAGCTTTACAATGTGATGAGAGGGCAAACTACCAGCTCGATGTCAAGTTTCAAGAAACCTACCTGAGTAAGGTTGTCTCTCTATTGCAATGCCAATTAACAGAAGGAGCTGTTTCTGAGAAGGATACAAAAGTTGCTGATGTGGAGAATGACACCACTCAAAATGGGTTTGACCCCAATGAGATAGAGGAGGGAGAGCTCCCTGATAGTCATG TTGTTTCTGGTGGGGAGCATATAGACGTGATAATAGGAGCTGCTGTAGCTGATGGGAAAGTGACTCCAAAAGTACAGTCTCTAATTAAAATACTTCTCAAGTATCAGTATGAGGAGGATTTCCGTGCAATCATCTTCGTTGAGCGTGTTGTTGCTGCTCTAGTTCTTCCAAAG GTCTTTGCGGAGCTTCCATCACTTAGATTTGTTAGGTCCGCAAGCTTGATTGGGCACAACAATAGCCAGGAAATGCGTGCATGCCAAATGCAAGACACAATTGCCAAATTTCGAGACGGTCGT GTAACTTTGTTAGTTGCCACTAGCGTTGCTGAGGAAGGGCTTGATATTCGGCAATGCAATGTTGTCATTCGCTTTGATCTTGCAAAGACTGTTCTGGCATACATTCAGTCTAGGGGTAGGGCAAGAAAACCTGGGTCAGACTATCTTTTGATGATTGAGAG GGGAAATTTGTCACATGAAGCATTCTTGAGAAATGCGAGGAACAGCGAGGAGACCTTGCGAAAAGAGGCAATTGATAGGACTGACCTGAGTCACCTCAAGGATACTTCAAGGTTGATTTCAGTGGATATGGTAGCAGGACCAGTGTACCAGGTGGAGTCGACGGGGGCTGTAGTGAGCTTAAATTCTGCTGTTGGACTCATCCATTTCTACTGCTCTCAGCTACCCAGTGAcag GTATTCCATACTTCGTCCTGAATTTATTATGGAGAAGCATGAGAAGCCAGGTGGCCCCACGGAATATTCATGCAAGCTTCAACTTCCTTCCAATGTACCTTTTGAAAAGCTTGACGGTCCTGTATGCAGTTCATTGCATCTTGCACAACAG GCTGTTTGCTTGGCTGCTTGCAAGAAGCTCCATGAGATGGGAGCATTTACTGACATGCTCTTGCCAGACAAAGGTAGTggggaagaaagagaaaaagctGATGAAAACGATGAAGGCGACCCACTTCCTGGGACTGCTCGGCATAGAGAGTTCTATCCTGAAGGTGTCGCTAGTATACTCCAG GGAGAATGGATCTTATGCGGAAGAACTGATCGCGACCATTCCAAATCGTTTCATCTGTACATGTATGCTGTTGAATGTGTAAATCAAGGTTCTTCAAAAGACCCTTTCTTGAATCAAGTTTCAGAGTTAGCAGTACTTTTTGGCAATGAGCTGGATGCAGAG GTCTTATCGATGTCGATGGATTTATTTATCGCTCGAACCATGATCACAAAGGCATCGCTTGTCTTCAGGGGTCCAATAGATATTACTGAAAGTCAG CTGGCATCCCTTAAAACATTCCATGTACGTTTAATGAGCAttgtgttggatgtggatgttgAACCTTCCACTACTCCTTGGGATCCTGCAAAGGCATATTTGTTTGTCCCTGTTGTTGGCGATAAATCTGTAGGTCCCATGAAAGAAATTGATTGGGATCTGGTTGAAAAAATTATTGGAACAGACGCATGGAGCAATCCCCTTCAAAAAGCTCGACCAGATGTTTACCTTGGCACAAATGAGCGGACACTGGGTGGAGATAGAAGGGAGTATGGATTTGGGAAATTGCGTCATGGAATGGCTTTTGGACAGAAAGCCCATCCCACTTACGGAATCAGAGGAGCAGTTGCACATTTTGATGTTGTGAAAGCTTCTGGATTAGTGCCTAATCGGGATGATTTTGAATTGAAAAGACTTGAGATTCCCAAAGGCAAATTGATGATGGCTGATACTGCATACAATGCGGAAGATTTAATAGGGAGAATTGTAACAGCTGCTCACTCGGGGAAGAGATTTTATGTGGATTCCATAAGATATGATATGACTGCAGAGAACTCATTTCCCAGGAAAGAGGGCTATCTTGGCCCTCTAGAGTACAGCTCATACGCTGATTACTACAGGCAAAA GTATGGTGTTGAGTTGATCTTTGAGCAGCAACCTTTAATAAGAGGACGCGGAGTTTCATATTGCAAGAATCTCCTATCTCCACGTTTCGAACACTCAGAAG ATGGTGAATCTGAAGAGACTCTTGATAAAACATACTATGTCTTTCTTCCCCCTGAGCTGTGTTTTGTACATCCACTTCCTGGATCACTTGTTCGAGGAGCCCAGAGATTGCCCTCAATAATGAGGAGAGTTGAAAGCATGCTACTTGCTGTTCAACTCAAGGACATTATTAATTATCCTGTCCCTGTTTCAAAG ATCTTGGAAGCTTTGACAGCCGCTTCATGCCAGGAGACATTCTGCTATGAAAGGGCAGAGCTTTTGGGAGATGCATACCTGAAATGGGTTGTCAGCcgttttctttttctcaaataTCCCCAGAAACACGAGGGTCAACTCACCAGGATGAGGCAACAAATGGTGAGTAACATGATCTTGTACCAGTATGCCTTGAATAAAGGACTGCAATCATATATTCTGGCAGATCGCTTTGCTCCATCTCGATGGGCTGCCCCTGGCGTTCTGCCCGTATATGATGAGGATACCAAAGAAAAGGACTCCTTATTTGATCAGGAGAGATCCCATGCAGAGGAAAATACAGGGGTTAATCACCATGATGATGGGTACGAAGATGACGAAATGGAAGATGGCGAGGTTGAGAGTGACTCAGGTTCTTATCGAGTCCTCTCCAGCAAGACATTGGCAGATGTTGTTGAAGCATTGATTGGAGTTTATTATGTTGAAGGTGGGAGGACTGCTGCTAACCACCTAATGAATTGGATTGGGATTCAGATAGAGTTTGATCCAGAACAGATAGAGAGTACCCCAAAGCCAGCCAATGTTCCAGAAGGCATACTAAGGACTATTGATTTCGATGCCCTGGAAGGTGCCTTAAACATTAAGTTTAAAGACCGAGCCTTCTTGGTAGAGGCCATTACTCATGCCTCGCGGCCATCTTCTGGAGTTTCCTGCTACCAGAGATTGGAGTTTGTTGGTGATGCTGTCTTGGATCATCTCATTACAAGACACTTGTTTTTCACATATACAAATCTGCCCCCAGGTCGATTGACTGACTTGCGAGCTGCTGCTGTCAATAATGAGAACTTTGCTCGTGTTGCTGTCAAACATAAGCTTCATGTGCATCTTCGACATGGATCAAGTGCCTTAGAAAAGCAG ATCCGGGACTTTGTAAAGgaagttcaaaatgaattatCAAAGCCGGGCTTCAACTCCTTTGGTTTGGGAGATTGCAAAGCTCCTAAAGTTCTCGGAGACATTTTTGAATCTATTGCTGGTGCTATTTTTCTCGATAGTGGACGAGATACTGGAGCTGTCTGGAGG GTTTTTGAACCCCTTTTACAGCCAATGGTTACTCCAGAAACACTTCCGATGCACCCCGTAAGGGAGTTGCAAGAACGGTGCCAGCAACAGGCCGAGGGCTTGGAATATAAAGCAACTCGCAGTGGCAATCTTGCGACTGTCGAAGTCTTTATTGATGGTGTCCAGGTCGGAATTGCTCAGAATCCACAAAAGAAGATGGCACAGAAACTAGCTGCCAGGAATGCATTAGCTGCTTTAAAAGAGAAGGAAACAGCTGAAGCTAAGGAGAAGGGCGATGAGgatgggaaaaagaagaagaacagcaACCAAACCTTTACCAGACAAACCTTGAATGATATATGCTTGCGGAGAAATTGGCCTATGCCTTTATATAG GTGCATAAATGAGGGCGGCCCTGCACATGCAAAGAGGTTTACTTTTGCTGTTCGTGTTAATACGAACGATCGGGGATGGACTGATGAATGTGTGGGAGAGCCAATGCCGAGCGTCAAAAAAGCAAAGGATTCCGCCGCTGTTCTTTTGTTGGAACTATTGAATCAGTTGTACTCCTGA